One Ictalurus furcatus strain D&B chromosome 22, Billie_1.0, whole genome shotgun sequence genomic window, aaacagaaatgattaattaatatctTGGctggtcttcaggctatgcagtctgttaattcacctcacctcccgatccgagtcgttctATCTTTTGTCAcatcacatttgtcacgtctgttccccggaaacagaaaggATTAGTTAATCTCTCGAGACTTTGGGTTCGAGTCATTCGTTCATCCCATGACTgccccataggctgaatgcgGTGAAGCTGTGACGtaatgaacgaacgactcggaCCCGAAGACTCCAGAGGTGAACTAATAATTTCTATTTCCGGTACAGAACCTACGAGGATGTTGCAGCGCTTGTGCGGTctaaaatgaacgaatcactctctgagacaactcgttgttcccgagttatattaaagattcgttcaaaatgaacgacacatcactacatCGAAGTGTTAAAGAGTACTCCGCGTGGCGTCCTgccgcatcacaccactccaccCAGCATGGATTATACTCCTATAACTACGTGGGCTGTCATGTTATTtcttgcttattttttattatgactATATTATTTTGTTCAACAGTTTGAATAGTTCATAAACTAGTTCAATAGTTCAAAAAACTTACATTctggggcgcacagtggcttagtggttagcacgttcgcctcacacctccagggtctggggttcgattcccaccgtggctctctgtgtgtgtgtggagtttgcatgttctccctgtgctgcgggggtttcctccgggtactccggtttccttggactgattggctgattggcatttccaaagtgtctgtaataTGTGTGCaatcctgcgatggattggcaccctgtccagggtgtacctcgtgcccaatgctccctgggataggctccaggtttccctgtaaccctgaaaaggattaagcggtatagaagatggatggatggatggacttacaTTCTGTTGCAGCAGCCGGCTCTGGAGCTCTTATTTTGAAACACGTGATtgtgtctttattattttcctgtggTTAACTTCACACAGCATGCGTCATCGTGTCCTCTGCCAGTGCAGGTCAACGTGATAGTTTCTGAACAGCATGTGGTAGTTAGTTAGGGGTTGTTGGGGGTAGTTTTTGTATGTTTCTCAGTTGTTATTTTGTGTAATTTCAGTGTGTTCAGCTCGCTGTAATGGCAGCTTGCGTAAGGACGGCGCTTGTCTCCGCGATCGTGCGCCATTTCAGTGGAGGACGCTCGTCATGCGTTAGGAAGCTGCTCGAGACAAATCAAAGGCTGCGAGTTGTGTCTAATGTAAAATTCGGactagagagagacagtcatgTCTGGGCAGTAAATCCCGCCAAGGCTCCATTCAGCTGGGACACACAACGCAGAGCTCTGTCTTCTGAAGTAAGCGCTATAAAGCTGCTCTACACGGAGCTCTCAGTAGCTTGTTGTGTAACTTGAATGTTATTTAGGATTTGGTCTGTGTGAGTGTTGGAGAGATGCTCAGTTAACTCTTGTATGCTGTTTAAGAATCTTAATAACATTATTTGAAGCTAATGGTGTGTCTGGGAAGAAGCTTTCCATCTCTGATGTTCAGTCTTGCCAgctcttttcaggggaaagtagccAGTGCATCCTCAGAAGTCGACGGATGACGTAATGGATTTGCATATTTGTTGAAACGtcatgctcatttgcatatcaaatcGAGttacttgtgtttttattctctgCAGACATGGAAAATTGAGTAGAACAGAAGGGGGCAGGGTTATCAAAAGAGGAAAATAATACATCACTTACTTCATGaagataaatatgaatatttccAGTGAAAGCTTTGGCTGAAATGTTGGCcactagctatgtttccatccatgtatttttcatttatgtttacatttacattgtccAGCGAGACTAATGATTATCGCTGAgcgttgaaggttaagggccttgctcaagggtcctgcagtggcagtttggtggtgctgggatttgagctcatgaccttccaatcagaagtacaatgtcttaaccacttcCCCCATGCGTATGTGAATTATggggtaaaataataaataatttttaaaaacccgcTGGGTGGGGAAACCAGATGCGAATCAAATCTCCAATTAGTCATGTGACTTCTTTGTCTCAACAAATcacgtgattggataattggctcagaaaagtaaaaatggcgGAGAGAGCGAGATGCACCACTTTCCCCAGAAGTGATGATTTTGTTCTCTTCAACACATGGGTTGGAAACGGTGCTTTATCCGCAAATGTTTTCTGtgatattccaatttttcacAAGATAATTCGCAGCTTGGATGGAAACGTAGTGACTGACTTGATGTTTTATCAACAAATCTGAAGCACCTTTGAAGAAGAAGACAATGATCATATGCACGTTCCCTTCGTTTTCTCTGTATTAACACTCATCACTAACTTGCCATTTGTTATTCCATTACGTTAGCTACTACATTTTAGCCAATAAACCTTGCTCAAGGAGTGTACAGCAGTAGAagcttccgatcagtagtccaacatctacGTTCAGCTTATTTCCTGCGTTGTAGATCTGCTCAGCACAAACGTAACGTTTAGTTGTTTCTCTTAGACGCCGTACAAAGAAGACGATTATCCCCCTCTTCCAGAGTACCCTACGACTCCAGAGAGCAATCAGAAGGAAGTGTTCATCGTCCGTGTCAAGGGTCTGCCGTGGTCTTGTAGTGCTGAGGACCTGCTGAAATTCTTCTCTGGTAAGTTCCGCTGTCTGTTCTAACAAATGTCAGTCACCATCCGGTATAGTCTGTAATGATGAATGagtagaccatttaccatcagCTGCTTGTTGTTTAAGGTAGAATTTACCTTCATCTTTAAGAGACCCATCACCGCAGCAGTTTATTTGTTCGTACAGAGTGTCGCATTCACAAAGGAGTGAACGGAATCCATCTTATGTATCACAAAAACGGCAAGCCAACAGGACAAGCTTTCATCGAGCTGGAGGACGAGGAGGATGTCAACAAAGCCTTGGAGATGCACAGGCAGTATCTTGGACCTCGCTATGTAGAAGGCAGGTGCagcaaatttaaaatgtatttatgagAGCGTAACAACTTTAAAAAGTACTAACAATGGGCAGGTCtggaatttattattaatttattattattagttcatTTTTGGCCACAGTGTTCAAAATCACATCTGCATCTAGAGGATAACATGGAATGATGGTCTTTATTGCAGTATATGAAGTGACCAACAGAGATGCGGAGGCCATACTGAAGGGCACAGATGAAAACCAAGACGGAGTGGTTCGCATCCGAGGTCTGCCCTTTAACTGCGCAGAGGAGGAGGTTATCCAGTTTTTTTCAGGTGAGAACCTCACTTAGCAGGCCATTCATACAAATCCTATTCATTTGAGACCTGATTCACTTCATAAATTCGACTCTTTTAGGACTGAACATCGTGAACAATGGGGTCACGCTGGTCATGGATCACTCGGGTCGGAGTTCAGGCGACGCGTTTGTGCAGTTTGCTACACAGCAGATGGCCAACGAAGCACTGAAGAGAGACCGAGAGGTTATTGGAAACAGGTCAGACCATGACATTAGACTAAAACGTGCCTCATTTGACTGTTAGATATAAGTCtggtttttcattttcattttcaagttTATCATGTCTTGGCTGATAATATCGTTATTGCAGCACCGTAGCCTTTGACATCTGCAATCGTTGACTCCCTGAACAGGTACATCGAGGTGTACCCGAGCAAGAAGAGCGAGATTCAAGCGCAGTACAGCAGAGGGAGAGGAGACACTACAGTCACTGCCGTCCGCGCACAAAAGAGTACGTTAATAATAGTTGCATAATTAGGATTCTGGTATTGAATTGTACATGGATGCCACTGCAAGTGGTTTTGGCTCATATAGCAAAATGATCATATACACACctcagccactttattaggaccaTGGTATTAATACTGGGTAGGTGCCCCTTTGCTCTTAGaacagcctcagttcttcaCGTCACACAAGGTGTTTCTTTGAgcttctggtccatgttgaaaTGATCGTGTCACaaaattgctgcagatttgtcagctgcACATACTGTGAATTTTTAGCCACAGATTCATGTTTTTGGATGACTCTAGAGGAACCCAatttggtcttctgctgttgtagctcatgcacctcaaggttcaatgtgttgtgcgttctgagccGTTTTTCCGCtcatcacagttgtaaagagtgattgaaTTACTGTATCCTCGGCAGCAAGGCATCCAGCTTCACAACTGCTGATCActggatgggttttttttttaaatttaaacaccattctgtgtaaaaatcCCAGATGATCAGCAGTTTTTCAAGTACTCAATCCAGCATGTCCGGCATCAACATCCATGCCagggtcaaagtcactgagatgacattttttccacattccgATATTTGCTGTGAAAATTATCTGAAGCTCTTTTCTTAATCTGCGTAATTTTATTTACTGCACTGCTGTTGCCACCTGACTGGctaattgcataaatgagcagatgtacagttttcctaataaagtggctgatGAGTATGTATCTGTACATTTGTTTACTAATAATTCAAAGAGTTTCAAAATACTCTTACTCATGTTCAGTTTAGTCAATATGATTTGAATAATCTGTGGAATACCTGTAATCTGAGGCTATGATGTATTCAGAAATGTTTGTCCTTCGTTGCAGCCAGCAGTGTCCCTCTTCCCACGCACTATGTACACATGAGGGGTCTACCATATCAAGCCACGGCCGGAGACATAATAAATGTGAGAACTTATTTAAAACTATAGCGTACAGCTTATCAACTtgacattttgttttgaattcTACCGAACACCGAGTTGCAGGTTTATGAGGTAaacatatattacatatatacttATTGGCCATTTGAACAAATATAATTACATATAGGTCACTGGTACATATAGCTGACTTTGAAAAGGACCAAAAAGATTTGTCTGGCGGATCAGGCGCAGCAGTGTTGCTGATGAAACAGTCCCACAACAAAGAATATCTAGCTAACTGGAACCCTGTGGCAATAAACTGACACCGATGAAGGGAAAGGACAATTACCACACACCACATGAAGAAAGATCTCTAGTCTTTAATTGTCCACCTACAAAGTGCACCTAAAAGTGCctggctggttaaaaaaaattcaacataacCGCTGCACCTGGTACAACATGATCTGAACATACTGGCTGATTAAGAGAATCTCATCCTGTTCTACAAACATGACTGTGAGTTTTCCCTGATTCAGCCGTATAATACAAGATGTGTCAATTGGCAGTTTGGAGTCCAGCAAAGGATTTACACAGATCAAACCAAGCACTTTAAATATACGTCAGCAGAACCATCAACTccagttttctaaacatgaacccTCTGTAACAGATCCTCTCCAATAGCAGATCCAATCACGTTTCATAATGCAAATTAATTAGGTGGGGTgggttatggaaaatggatggattgatggatttaGCTGAAGGGAGAGTTTTCAGAGACTTTCATAGATTTATTTACATAGATGTAAGTGATGAGATGAAAGCGTGATGTTTAAATTTGGTTAGACAGATCAGTTCAAGTTCAAAATTTATGTCTCATCTGTTCAAGATCCATGGCTCTAGTTAACAATGCAGTGCCAATGTGAAACAAAAGTCacttaaaatgattaaattggTTAAGCAGTAAAAGCTGTTGTCACCATATAGCTGGTTTTACTCCCACATTATCTTTGAGATGTAGTGGAAAGGGAAGTCACAGGAAGACTGTGTAACAATTGTGGTACAACGTTCCTGCACAACTCCGGATGCCCTGGTGAACACTATTCTCAAATGCTGCAGTATGCGactatatacagtgtgtgaatgcaataaacaaacaactctGTGTACAGTAGCAGGTGTATCCATACCAGACGAATGACCTTAATATTGTGTGCTAGTAAGATACAATTCTCGGCGT contains:
- the grsf1 gene encoding G-rich sequence factor 1, with protein sequence MAACVRTALVSAIVRHFSGGRSSCVRKLLETNQRLRVVSNVKFGLERDSHVWAVNPAKAPFSWDTQRRALSSETPYKEDDYPPLPEYPTTPESNQKEVFIVRVKGLPWSCSAEDLLKFFSECRIHKGVNGIHLMYHKNGKPTGQAFIELEDEEDVNKALEMHRQYLGPRYVEVYEVTNRDAEAILKGTDENQDGVVRIRGLPFNCAEEEVIQFFSGLNIVNNGVTLVMDHSGRSSGDAFVQFATQQMANEALKRDREVIGNRYIEVYPSKKSEIQAQYSRGRGDTTVTAVRAQKTSSVPLPTHYVHMRGLPYQATAGDIINFFHPIRVAKVLLEYGPDGRPNGEAGAHFTTRQDALQAMTKDKQYIQDRYIELYLNST